Part of the candidate division WOR-3 bacterium genome, GCCTTAGAAGTGGTGATGACGATGCTCCATACCGGAGCGAAGTTTGAAGGGAAGGTTTATACCATATCGGGTGGTCTCCACGGTGTCGGCGTTTCGGTGGTCAATGCCCTATCTGAATATTTGGAGGCTTATGTCTATCGGGATGGGAAAATATATTATCAACGCTACGAGAGGGGGGAGACAAAGACTCCCCTCTTAGTAAAAGGGAAGACAACAAAGGTGGGAACGAAGATTGTTTTCCGACCGGATAAGAAGATTTTTAAGAAGATTGATATGGATTACGATTTGGTGGCGATGCGCCTGCGAGAATTGGCTTACTTGGTTCCCAATCTCAAAATTTTCTTAAAAGACGAGCGAAGAAATAAGGAGGAGGTTTTCCATTTCCCAGGGGGGTTGCTTGACTTCTTAAAATATTTAGACGAGGGGCGGCAGCGGTTGCATAAACCATTTTATTGCAAAGAGTCTAAGGAGCGGTTAGAGGTGGAGATTGCTTTCCAATATAATGATTCTTATCTGGAAAATATCTTCTCCTTTGCCAATACGATAAATACGCACGAAGGGGGAACCCACCTTTCGGGTTTTAAGGCCGGTCTCACCCGCACTTTAAGCGAGTACGCGAAGAAGAATAACCTCTTGAAGGATGATTTGGAAATTATCGGTGAGGATACCCGAGAGGGTTTAACGGCTATCATCTCCTTAAAAATCCCCGAGCCCCAGTTTGAAGGGCAGACGAAGACAAAATTGGGTAATAGTGAAGCGAAAAGTTTTGTGGAGTCGGTCTTTTCGGAAAGACTCTCTACCTTTTTAGAAGAAAATCCGAGAATTGCCAATATCATTATCGGAAAGGTAATCCAGGCGGCGAAGTCTCGGGAGGCAGCAAAAAAGGCACGAGAATTAGCCCGGAGGCGAAGTTTATTAGAATCGGACACCCTGCCTGGGAAACTGGCGGATTGCGCCACGGATAATCCCGAGGAGGCGGAACTTTATATTGTGGAAGGGGAGTCCGCCGGTGGTTCAACAAAGCAAGGGAGAGACCGGAGGTTCCAAGCGGTTTTGCCTCTCCGGGGTAAAATTTTGAATGTGGAGAAGTCGGGCCTCAATAAGACCTTAGCCAATGAGGAGATCCGAACCATTATCTCAGCCATTGGTACGGGAATCGGCGAGGAGGATTTCAATCCGGAGAAGGTGCGTTATAAGAAAATAATCATTATGGCGGATGCCGATGTGGATGGGAGTCATATCAAAACTTTACTTCTAACCTTTTTCTTCCGATTTATGCGCCCTTTGATTGAAGCCGGTTATATCTATATCGCTATGCCTCCCTTATACCGGATTAAGGTGGGGAAAGAGGAGCATTACTTTTATTCGGAAGAGGAGAAGGAGAAGTTCTTAAAGAAATTAAAAAGTGATAAGGTAGAAATCCAGAGGTATAAAGGTCTTGGGGAGATGAATCCCCTGCAATTGTGGGAGACAACGATGGATCCGGAAAGGCGCCTCTTAAAGAAAGTTACCTTAGAGGATGCCGCGGAGGCAGACCGGATCTTTTCTCTTTTAATGGGGGAGAGGGTAGAGGCACGAAGGGAATTTATTGAAAATAATGCGAAGTATGTGGAGAACTTAGATATCTAGTTTAGAAGGTACCCCGTTGGCCAAAACTTGTTAGAATTGACATATAAGGCATTATCACCGCCACGATAAGGAAGACCACAGCCACGCCCATAAAGAGGATGAGGATTGGTTCAATCATGCCGGTTAAATTCTTTACCGCGTATTCCACCTCGCTATCATAATAATCAGAGACTTGCCGCAGCATATCGTCAAGGGCACCAGATTCCTCTCCCGTTGCCACCATCTGAACGACCATCGGCGGAAAGACACCGCTTTCCCTCATCGGCGTTGCCAGACCCCTTCCCCTTCTCACACTTTCGGCAATGTTGTCAATGTGGGTAGAGAGGAAGGCGTTGCCGGTAGTTTTGGAGACTAAGGCGAGGCTTCTTAAAATTGGTAAGCCGGTCCGGTCTAATGTTTCAAACATTCGGGCGAAACGGGACATCGTCATATTGAAGATGATCTTTCCGAAGATAGGGATCCGTAATTTTACCCGGTCCCACCAGAGCCGACCATCTTTACTCCGGGTGAAGAGGTAAAATAAAACACCGAGGGCTACTAAGATAAGAAGGATGATAAACCAGAACTTTTGAAAAAACATCGTTACCGCAATTAAAATTCGCGTCGGGAGAGGGACTTTCGTCCCTAAGCCGGTCAAAAGCATAATGAATTTTGGTAGGACAAAAGTGGTCAGGACAATGACCGCAATTACAAAGCCCACCATCAGGATTATTGGATAACGGAGGGCACTCTTCACGTCGCTCTTTAATCTTCTCTCGTGTTCTAAAAGTTCGGCGAGCCGGGCTAAAATCTCATCCAAAACACCACCGGTTTCTCCCGCCCAAACCGAATTGACATACAAGTCGGAAAAAATCCGAGGGTGTTTAGCCATCGCCTGAGAGAGGGATGCCCCGCCCATTAGGTCCTTCCGGATAGTATCCAAACATTTCGCTAAGGTCCGGTTTCTGGTTTGAGATTGTAAAGCACCGATGGTGGAAAGCATCGGTAAACCTGCCCGATGGAGGGTGACAAACTGGCGGGTGAAGTTAATTAAATCAATATCTTTAACCCGGCCCCCAAAAATTGGGCCCAACTCCACTGTTGTTGCTTTCTTTGCCTTCTCTTCTTTAAGACTGATTGGGATATAGCCTAAAGCCTCTAAGTTTTCCAACACCGCACGCTGATCCATCCCTTCTAAGGTTCCTTCCAAAATTTTTCCTGACTTATCTCTCACCCGATATTTATAAATCGGCATATCCCCTCCCTTTCCTTAATCTATCTTTTCTGCCTCGCGGGCCACTTCCTCAAAGGTAGTGATACCCAATAAAACTTTTTTCATCCCATCTTCCCAAAGAGTATCCATACCTTGCTCCCGGGCTAAAGCCCGAATCGCACTCGTTGGCGGACGGGTGACGATTAACTCTCGCATCCGGTCATCAACCCGCAGGACTTCAAAGATACCAATCCTTCCCCAATAACCCGTATTTCGGCAGTGGGTACAACCTTTTCCTCGATAAAACTTTGTCCCCTCTTTCAATTTTAACTCCTTCAAAAGGGTCTTTGGGGGATCATACTCCTCTTTACATTTTGGGCAAATTCTCCTCACTAACCTTTGAGCGATTGCCCCTTCCATTGCTGAGGCGACCAAGAACGGTTCTACCCCCATATCAATCAACCGGGTGATGGTACCGGCGGCATCATTGGTGTGGAGGGTGGAGAAGACCAATTGTCCCGTGAGGGCGGAACGAATCGCCACAGCCGCAGTCTCACCGTCCCGAATCTCACCGATCATTATCACATCCGGGTCCTGACGGAGGATATGCCGCAAACCGACGAGGTAGGTATAACCGGCCCTTTCGTTAACCTGGGATTGGCAGATGCGGTCAATATCATATTCCACCGGGTCTTCAATGGTGATGATATTCTTTTCTGTACCTCGCAATTCGTGCAAAATTGAGTAGAGGGTGGTTGTCTTACCGGAACCGGTCGGACCAGTGACCAAAATGACACCGTGGGGCTTTCTAATCATTTCTCTTAGGAGAGCCAAACGGTCGGGTAAGAGACCTAACTCATCCATACTCAAAAGTCGGACCCGGTCTAAGATCCGCATCACCACTGTTTCGCCATAAGTGGTGGGAAAGGTAGAGACCCGGAAGTCAATCTCCCGGCCGTCCACGATTGCTGCGTAGCGGCCATCCTGAGGTAATCTCTTTTCCGCGATATTCATCCGGGACATTATCTTAAGACGGGAGATGACCGCCAATTGTAAAGCCTTCTTGGGGGAGACGACTGGGTGTAAAACGCCATCAATCCGAAACCTCACTTGCAAACCTTCCCGAGTCGGCTCAATATGGATGTCAGAGGCTCTTTCCCGGACCGCCCGGATGATTAACTGGTTGACCCACCGGACAACGGGTGCTTCGGAAGCCAACTCCTCCAATTTTTTCGGGGCTAAATCCAATTCCGAAGCCACTTCGCCGGCTCCTAATGGCTCAATGGTTTCTACTTCAGGCTCATCCGGAATATCCGGAGGTTCGCTTGCCGCGTAGTATTCATTTAATACATGGTATAAATCTAACTCCCGGCAGACCATCGGTTCAACATCTAAACCGCTCATTCGCCGCACTTCGTCAATCACATAGATATCGGTTGGATCAACCATTGCCAGAACTAAAGTATTTCCGGAACGGAAAAGGGGGCATACTTTCCGCGAGCGTAAAAATTCCTCGGGGAAGGTTTGCAAAACCTCGGGCTCAATCCGAAAGGTCGTTAAATCCACAAAGGGTACCCCGTACTTCTGCTCCAATTCTAAGGCCTCATCATGCTCGGCCATTTTTCCCTCCAACTATCTTAAGTCATCTATTAAAGATTATAGAAAATTTTTGGCTTTTGTCAACTAAGAAATTTTCCGGCGTTCTTTTATGAGTTGAGCCACTTTCCGGCCGGAGAGAAACATTCCCCCAAAGATTGGTCCCATCCTTGGTCCACCAAAAACGGTATTTGCCGCCATACCGCAGACAAAGAGGTTGTGATAAACCTCCTTCGTATTTTCTAAAATCGTTCTTTCGCCGGTTTCTGCCCACATCGGCCCCTCGCCAATGATACCGCCGGTTGGGGTAAAGAGTCTTTGGCCAATCTTTTTTTCGACAATCCTTACCACCTCCGCCTGGTGACCGGAGGCGTCAATCACATATTGGGAGCGGACCGTAAGGGGATCAACATGGAGATGGGCTTCTTCCACACTTGTCCAATTGATTACCACACCACAAATTTTTTCCTCCCGAATTAAGACATCCTCGCAGGTAATTAGATTAAATATCTTCGTTCCGGTTTGGAGACATTTAGCGGTTAAAATGCCTAATGCTTCTAAGGTATCGGCGGTAAAATAGTTTGCCTCATACTCTTCTAAGGAAATTTCTAATTCCTCAAAAATCTCCTTTGCCTCCTTTTGAATCACCATCTGGTTAAACATCATCCCTCCACCCGGCATCCCCCCACCCGGCCGGAGGTTTCTTTCGAAGATTGTCGTCTTTATCTTTTCTTTACCTAAATAATAACCCGCGGTTAAACCAGAAGGTCCAGCACCGACGATTATCACTTCACTTTCTAAGGCATCAATTAATTTCTTAAAATAAGTATCAATTATCGCCCGGGTAATTTTTATTTCGTCAAGCATTCCTCTTTACCAGACAGTGGCTAAAATCTCTCCCCCCACTTTCTGTCTTCTTGCTTCCCGGTCGGAAAGGATCCCCTTAGGGGTGGAAAGGATGGCAATTCCCAAACCACCCGCCACCTTGGGAATTTCCCGATATCCCGCATAGACCCGCCGGGAGGGACGGGAAACCCTCTTTATCTCCGAGATGACCGGCCTCCCGTCCAAGGTATATTTTAATAAGATGACAATCTCCTTTTTTACCCCTTCGCCCGACACCTGAAAGTTATTTATGTAACCCTCTTCTAAAAGGATGCGGGCAATCTCTAATTTCATCTTAGAATAAGGAAATTTCACCTCGGGCTTTCCCCGCATCAGGGCATTTCTGATTCTTGTTAGCATATCGGCGATCGGGTCCATCTCTCCTCCTACCAGGTTGCCTTTCTCACTCCGGGGATTTCCCCTTTCAGGGCGAGTTCCCGGAAGCAGATACGGCAGAGACCAAATCGTCTAAGATAGGCTCTCGGCCGGAAGCACCTTTGGCACCGAAATTTTTTTCTTACGGGAAATTTTGGTTCCCGATTTGCCTTTACAATGTGACAGAGCCTTGCCATTCCTCACCTCTTTTTTCCAGGTAAACTCCGGAAGACCATACCAAATTCTTCTAATAAAGCCTTTGCTTCATCATCCCGTTTGGCGGTGGTAACAAAAGCGATATCCATCCCGAAAACTTTCTTTACCTTTGCCACATCCAATTCGGGAAAGATGAGTTGTTCCGAGATTCCTAAATTATAATTTCCCCGACCATCAAAGGAATCGGGAGAGAAACCCCGAAAGTCTCTAATACGGGGACAAGCGAAGTTTAAGAATCGGTCTAAAAATTCGTACATCCGGTCCCGCCGCAAAGTCACTTTTACGCCAATCGGCATCCCCTTTTTTAACTTGAAGGCAGATACTGCTCCCTTGGCGCGGGTGATGATTGGTTTCTGTCCGGTGATGGTCATTAAATCTTCGCTGATCGCCTCTAAAATTTTAGGGTCGGAAATTGCCTCGCCCGCGCCAACATTAATCACAATTTTCTCTAATCTCGGCACCTGATGGATATTTTTATAACCAAACTTTGCCATCAAGTTCTTTACGATTTTTTTTCGGTAGAGTTCTTTAAGTCGAGGTTGGTAATTGGTTGGCATATTATTCAATCACCTCCAGACATTCCCGGCACCGCCGCACCTTCCTCCCTTCTATCACCTCCCTTTTTAATTTTGCTTTATTCCCGCATTTCGGACAGATGAAGACAAGATTAGAGACAGCAATTGGTTGGGGGATATCAATAATTCCCCCTGGTTTTTCTGCTCCCCTTGGTCTTTGGTGCTTTTTCGCCAAATTCACCCCTTCCACCAAACACCGGATTCTATTCTCTTCCCTTAAGACCTTTAGGATCTTACCCCTTTTGCCTTTTTCTTCGCCTCGGCGTACCTCAACGATATCGCCTTTTTTCAAAAGGGTTTTCATACCACCTCGCTCGCCAAAGAGATAATTTTTGTAAATTCTTTCTCCCTTAACTCTCGGGGTACCGGTCCGAAAACTCTTGTCCCTTTGGGTTCCCCCTTTTCATCAATTAAAACACAGGCGTTGTCGTCAAATCGGATGTAGGAATCGTCCGAACGTCGGAATTCCTTTTTCGTCCGGATGATTACCGCTTTCATCTTATCTCCCGGTTTGACCGGTGCTTGGGGTAGAGCATCTTTAATGGTGACGATGACAATATCTCCCAGGCGGCCGTAGCGCCGACGGGAACCTCCCAAAACCTTTATTACCATCGCTTCTTTGGCTCCGGTATTATCTGCTACCACAAGACGAGTGAAATCTTGAATCATAGCTTCTTCACAACTCGCCACCTCTTCAATTTTGATAAGGGACGAGTCTCCTTTATCATCACCCGGTCACCGATTTGGCATTCGTTCTTTTCATCATGGGCATAGAGCCGAGTCTTTTTCTTCATATATTTTTTGTATTTCGGATGCTGGACCAATCTTTCGCATTCCACAACCACGGTCTTTTCCATCTTATTACTCTTGACAATACCGACTAAGATCTTCCTACTTCCGGCCATACCTCTTCTCCCAATTTTTCACTTTTTCTTTTGTGTAGCCCCGCTCGCGGAGGATGGTTAAAATTCGGGCCAGGTCCCTCCGTAAGGTGCGCAATTTGAGGGGATTGGGTAAGGTTTCTATAACCTTGCGCATTCTTAGGTTGAAATGTTCCTCTTTCAAATCGCAGTAAGTCTTTAATAGTTCCTCGTCGGTCATATTACGTAGTTCAGATGGTTTCATAGGCGATCTCCTCTCTTTTGAGAATTCTCGTGCGGCAGGGTA contains:
- a CDS encoding GspE/PulE family protein, which codes for MAEHDEALELEQKYGVPFVDLTTFRIEPEVLQTFPEEFLRSRKVCPLFRSGNTLVLAMVDPTDIYVIDEVRRMSGLDVEPMVCRELDLYHVLNEYYAASEPPDIPDEPEVETIEPLGAGEVASELDLAPKKLEELASEAPVVRWVNQLIIRAVRERASDIHIEPTREGLQVRFRIDGVLHPVVSPKKALQLAVISRLKIMSRMNIAEKRLPQDGRYAAIVDGREIDFRVSTFPTTYGETVVMRILDRVRLLSMDELGLLPDRLALLREMIRKPHGVILVTGPTGSGKTTTLYSILHELRGTEKNIITIEDPVEYDIDRICQSQVNERAGYTYLVGLRHILRQDPDVIMIGEIRDGETAAVAIRSALTGQLVFSTLHTNDAAGTITRLIDMGVEPFLVASAMEGAIAQRLVRRICPKCKEEYDPPKTLLKELKLKEGTKFYRGKGCTHCRNTGYWGRIGIFEVLRVDDRMRELIVTRPPTSAIRALAREQGMDTLWEDGMKKVLLGITTFEEVAREAEKID
- the rplE gene encoding 50S ribosomal protein L5; the encoded protein is MPTNYQPRLKELYRKKIVKNLMAKFGYKNIHQVPRLEKIVINVGAGEAISDPKILEAISEDLMTITGQKPIITRAKGAVSAFKLKKGMPIGVKVTLRRDRMYEFLDRFLNFACPRIRDFRGFSPDSFDGRGNYNLGISEQLIFPELDVAKVKKVFGMDIAFVTTAKRDDEAKALLEEFGMVFRSLPGKKR
- the rplX gene encoding 50S ribosomal protein L24, which encodes MKTLLKKGDIVEVRRGEEKGKRGKILKVLREENRIRCLVEGVNLAKKHQRPRGAEKPGGIIDIPQPIAVSNLVFICPKCGNKAKLKREVIEGRKVRRCRECLEVIE
- the rplN gene encoding 50S ribosomal protein L14, which translates into the protein MIQDFTRLVVADNTGAKEAMVIKVLGGSRRRYGRLGDIVIVTIKDALPQAPVKPGDKMKAVIIRTKKEFRRSDDSYIRFDDNACVLIDEKGEPKGTRVFGPVPRELREKEFTKIISLASEVV
- a CDS encoding type II secretion system F family protein; protein product: MPIYKYRVRDKSGKILEGTLEGMDQRAVLENLEALGYIPISLKEEKAKKATTVELGPIFGGRVKDIDLINFTRQFVTLHRAGLPMLSTIGALQSQTRNRTLAKCLDTIRKDLMGGASLSQAMAKHPRIFSDLYVNSVWAGETGGVLDEILARLAELLEHERRLKSDVKSALRYPIILMVGFVIAVIVLTTFVLPKFIMLLTGLGTKVPLPTRILIAVTMFFQKFWFIILLILVALGVLFYLFTRSKDGRLWWDRVKLRIPIFGKIIFNMTMSRFARMFETLDRTGLPILRSLALVSKTTGNAFLSTHIDNIAESVRRGRGLATPMRESGVFPPMVVQMVATGEESGALDDMLRQVSDYYDSEVEYAVKNLTGMIEPILILFMGVAVVFLIVAVIMPYMSILTSFGQRGTF
- the rpsQ gene encoding 30S ribosomal protein S17 is translated as MAGSRKILVGIVKSNKMEKTVVVECERLVQHPKYKKYMKKKTRLYAHDEKNECQIGDRVMIKETRPLSKLKRWRVVKKL
- the rpmC gene encoding 50S ribosomal protein L29, with translation MKPSELRNMTDEELLKTYCDLKEEHFNLRMRKVIETLPNPLKLRTLRRDLARILTILRERGYTKEKVKNWEKRYGRK
- the rpsH gene encoding 30S ribosomal protein S8 encodes the protein MDPIADMLTRIRNALMRGKPEVKFPYSKMKLEIARILLEEGYINNFQVSGEGVKKEIVILLKYTLDGRPVISEIKRVSRPSRRVYAGYREIPKVAGGLGIAILSTPKGILSDREARRQKVGGEILATVW
- a CDS encoding sulfide-dependent adenosine diphosphate thiazole synthase; protein product: MLDEIKITRAIIDTYFKKLIDALESEVIIVGAGPSGLTAGYYLGKEKIKTTIFERNLRPGGGMPGGGMMFNQMVIQKEAKEIFEELEISLEEYEANYFTADTLEALGILTAKCLQTGTKIFNLITCEDVLIREEKICGVVINWTSVEEAHLHVDPLTVRSQYVIDASGHQAEVVRIVEKKIGQRLFTPTGGIIGEGPMWAETGERTILENTKEVYHNLFVCGMAANTVFGGPRMGPIFGGMFLSGRKVAQLIKERRKIS
- a CDS encoding type Z 30S ribosomal protein S14; the encoded protein is MARLCHIVKANREPKFPVRKKFRCQRCFRPRAYLRRFGLCRICFRELALKGEIPGVRKATW
- the gyrB gene encoding DNA topoisomerase (ATP-hydrolyzing) subunit B, which translates into the protein MSEVYDAKKIHILKGLEAVRRRPAMYIGDVGTRGLHHLLSEVVDNAVDEALAGFCTEIRVTLHKDDAVSVEDNGRGIPVDLHPTEKKPALEVVMTMLHTGAKFEGKVYTISGGLHGVGVSVVNALSEYLEAYVYRDGKIYYQRYERGETKTPLLVKGKTTKVGTKIVFRPDKKIFKKIDMDYDLVAMRLRELAYLVPNLKIFLKDERRNKEEVFHFPGGLLDFLKYLDEGRQRLHKPFYCKESKERLEVEIAFQYNDSYLENIFSFANTINTHEGGTHLSGFKAGLTRTLSEYAKKNNLLKDDLEIIGEDTREGLTAIISLKIPEPQFEGQTKTKLGNSEAKSFVESVFSERLSTFLEENPRIANIIIGKVIQAAKSREAAKKARELARRRSLLESDTLPGKLADCATDNPEEAELYIVEGESAGGSTKQGRDRRFQAVLPLRGKILNVEKSGLNKTLANEEIRTIISAIGTGIGEEDFNPEKVRYKKIIIMADADVDGSHIKTLLLTFFFRFMRPLIEAGYIYIAMPPLYRIKVGKEEHYFYSEEEKEKFLKKLKSDKVEIQRYKGLGEMNPLQLWETTMDPERRLLKKVTLEDAAEADRIFSLLMGERVEARREFIENNAKYVENLDI